The nucleotide window tttcacaaacttattcaaaatttataaaaataaaaataaaaaataaacccgcgcttttaaagcgcgggtcaaatcctagtctatactattaaagtacaagcacatttggatttttactctgtttacccctattaaagaggctttcttttgtattcattaatgacattttggacattctgcattggtttcttttttaattgtttttggtttgtcattaaccaccggtttcctaattcaattttggtatgtgattattccgtgtttgatactccatcattttaatatttttccaaccggacatgtttgaaactgcatcgttttttctcaaactatttaatggtttggttttaaaccgctttttcctaaatataatcccaactatctaacaaaaattatttataaaaaataaaaattgtttattggttcaaccagtggttcaaccggatttcgattttagtaatttttattggatttttaattttttttttcaaacccgaactgaatttatctttgatcaaccggtaatccgttcaaccgcaggtctcagtcaaatttcaaaacaccgatcaaaactataaaactgttatattgatttatatttaaaatatctaattcaaaattaaaaacctaaaaatacatgtataatatagttttaccgaacataaatctggatataaaatacatatatgagacggattatataaatacatatacaagacggattatataaatgtgattatataaaattttcaccaaacataaacccgcgctttgaaagcgcggatcaaaatctagtaatacattaaacttcaaatagtaACTCAAAAATGTGAAATTAATTATGATTGGTAACATTTCTTGAGTTAATCTTCTAACTCAAATTTAATCAATGGTTCTTGAGTTAATCTTCTAACTCAAATTTAATCAATGGTCACTAATCAAAGCCAAAATACAAATCAGGCAAAAACCCCATAAGAAATGTGGtttagaagagaaaagagaaagaacgAAACGTGTCGGCCCGGTCCAGCGATCATACCTTATCTAAACGGCGTCGTAGAAAACAGCCAGTAAAGAtcagaggagagaagagagagagagagacattgCAAATTGCAATCAACCACATCAATGGCATCATCATCCATTATCATCCCTCCGTTCCTCTCAGCTTCCATCAGCCGTCGTAACCTCCTCCTCTCCACCACCACAATCGCCACCGTATCTCCCTCCCCTCAGATCCCTTCCCCACCAGACGTAACAATCACCGACCGCGTCTTCCTCGATTTCTCCCTCTGCCCAACTTACTTCCGCTCTGATCCCTCCGCCACACTCTCCTCCACCACTCCTTGCCCCGACTCCACTCCCCTCGGCCGCGTCGTTCTCGGACTATACGGCCGTCATGTTCCTCTCACTGTCTCCACTTTCAAACTCATGTgcacttcctcctcctcctcatcctctACCTCTTACAAGAACACTCCCATCCACAAAATCTTCCCCGGCCAGTTTTTCCTCGCCGGAAGACAAGGATTACGGCGAGACACGGCGGAGGTCGGTCCTCTTCTGAAGAGTTTGCCTCGGAACACCGACGTCGTCAATTCCAAGTCGTTCCTCATCCCTCACGCTCGTCCCGGACTCGTCTCTCTTTGCTTGTCTGAAAACGACGACGACGATGAGACCAGACTCGATCCTGAGTACAGAAACGTCGAGTTCTTGATCACTACGGGACCTGGTCCTTGTCCGCAGCTCGACGGTGGCAACATTGTCTTCGGTACTGTTCTTGAaggtaattatattaaaaatgacatTTTTCTTAATGTTGAGTTTAGTTTCAAAGAAATCGAAATCTCTCTACAGGGTTAGATGTGGTGACGAGTATAGCTGCGGTGCCAACTTTTAAGCCGTCGGAGAAGATTCGACAGTTCAACGATTTCGCAGAGTTTCTGGGAGACGAAAGAGCTCAGAACGCAAGATCATTGTGGAACAGACCTCTTAAGACGGTTTTCATTAGTGACTGTGGAGAGCTTAAGGTCACTAAgccttctctctctccttctctgccttaagtatatatatgaatgTATATGTGTGTTTATAGTAAGCATCTACTTCTTCTACTCTCAACCATTATAATTCAATTCTACTCGAGAGTTCTTCGGCTGGTTGCTAAAGACTAAGAGATGTACAAGAGCTTGTAATCAAAACAACTTGTTATATAAATCTGAACATGGCTAAAATGTCAGGATAAATGGTCTCATCTTATCTTCAAtgaagtttgttttttcttatcaTTATACTTAGGCTTATATCTTCTAGTAGTCAGAACATAATCGATTCTTTATTTCGAATTGGTCATGTAACTACTATATATTAGTTTACTCTGTTGctttctaacttttttataacttttatatcTTATGTGagagtttttaatattttgatatataggtaggtatgtttatattataatgTTTGCCGTCTTTCAGCCGTACTCATATCTACGAATTTTAAATTTGCCATTTCCCGTCCCGTCCCGGTCTCAGTGCATGGTTGCAAACGAGGAATTGTCGTTTTCGGTTTGAGTGATGGGTCTTTTATTACAGTTTATGGGTTTTCAAAACAGCATAAGAACAAAGTTCCTTGTGCAGATTCTTGAGATGACTCAGGTAGAACTTGTGAACCAAACTTGGTAGCTATGTGGGTCGGTACCAGaacataaagataaaaaaaaaagggaggGGAGCTTGTTTGTCTCCTGTTAGAAACAGACCACGAAGGAGCCGCTGTGGAGTTCTCTCTACAAGATTATGAGTTAAGGTTTAAAAAAGGGAGAGATATAGGATCTCAATCGAAAGTCTGAAACtgatacaaataaatattataggTACGATTTTCCGATTAGGCCTACGATTTCGATATGGTGATTTATAtcggaaaacaaaaaaaaagatactggGACGTCAAATTAAAGATAAGAAATATGTACAGTGCTACATATAAGAAAACATCAAGAATCCACgatttaagaaaaaacaacgcaatttaaaaaaagaaaagaaaagtgaaTGATCACCGCAAAAGGTTATGGATGACGAGGGAGGATCCAGGCGACGTGGTAGAGGAAGGTGGTGAATGAGGGAGCCTAGAGGAGAAATTGTGAAGTGGAAAACGATTGACATTTTCATCCTCTTCTCCCCTGTCAAAGTTTAGGGCATAGCTCGACGGATCATAATGAAAATCCGTCGTGTGACGTCGTATGTGCTTACCTTCCCCGATCCTATGTATCAGACTTTTGCATTTTTCGTGCGATTTGGACAACGTCCGAGCAAGTCTAGGAGATTTGGTCTTGGTTGGGCTGTGTGTAGATGTCTCGTTTGGACTCGTCGGAGATGATGGTTGCTCCGGGAGACtttggggatggttggttgttCCGAAACATCCGCCCGCAATGCAAAGCGTTGATTTGAGTTTCTTTTTAAACGATAAGTGATGATGATGGCTCATTGATTCGCTtcctattttctttttttgagattttttttttttggtttctcttACGATCTGATCAACGAGAAGAGAATTAGCAAAGAAACATTGTAACACGATATAGAATATGTATaggataaagaaaaaaaaagtgttgaGCCAAAACTTCGGAGAACAAGTTgaaaatttactattttaaGAATATCATAATCAacaatattaaaagaaatttaatatttggaactaattaacttttattttataaaagtaaacataagaaattttagtatttttaaactttcaataaagaaaaaattataataattcaaaggtttttcaaaaaataacctaaaactagattttgatccgcgcttagGAAAcgttaatttgttttttttttcatttattgataTGAAACTGATCTACAaattacaattattatttttataatcataacAATTGagcttttatgtttttattgtttattttcctCTCTTGAAAATATGGTATATGTTCGAAATAGATTTAAAGATGATATATGTGAATTAGTAGTATAGATACTATATATTGAAGAGCAATGTGTTCTTATTATTGAAatgtaataataatatgaattattCATTTTAAACTGAAAATGGGTTTCTCTTGTCGTATAATTATATCATAGTTCTAACCAACAATTCCCACTACTTCGTAATCCTTATTCGATTTAGAAAAGTTACTACTATCTTTGAAAGctcttatattttttgttgaacCATACTCATAAAAagtttatgaatttatattttttattagaaaacaaatatttttaaagctGTTCTATAATAATGTTTGAGTTTTAAAAAGTGTTTTCATATCCGACCCAGATTCATGGTTGAACCGGTACACCCTTCTACCTCTTTTATAATCcggtttatatttaataaaaaatttgttaattaaaaatacgATAAAACCcgtttaaaaagataaaatccCGCTATTAATCCGTGATCTGATAACATTGATCcgataaaaacacaaattatatctgataattgtttttaatgatgaaattacttatatttcttttttaatataacataaaatta belongs to Raphanus sativus cultivar WK10039 unplaced genomic scaffold, ASM80110v3 Scaffold0420, whole genome shotgun sequence and includes:
- the LOC130502098 gene encoding peptidyl-prolyl cis-trans isomerase CYP28, chloroplastic-like, whose product is MASSSIIIPPFLSASISRRNLLLSTTTIATVSPSPQIPSPPDVTITDRVFLDFSLCPTYFRSDPSATLSSTTPCPDSTPLGRVVLGLYGRHVPLTVSTFKLMCTSSSSSSSTSYKNTPIHKIFPGQFFLAGRQGLRRDTAEVGPLLKSLPRNTDVVNSKSFLIPHARPGLVSLCLSENDDDDETRLDPEYRNVEFLITTGPGPCPQLDGGNIVFGTVLEGLDVVTSIAAVPTFKPSEKIRQFNDFAEFLGDERAQNARSLWNRPLKTVFISDCGELKVTKPSLSPSLP
- the LOC130502100 gene encoding uncharacterized protein LOC130502100; the protein is MVVQLKREDKFSTCSPKFWLNTFFFFILYIFYIVLQCFFANSLLVDQIVRETKKKKSQKKKIGSESMSHHHHLSFKKKLKSTLCIAGGCFGTTNHPQSLPEQPSSPTSPNETSTHSPTKTKSPRLARTLSKSHEKCKSLIHRIGEGKHIRRHTTDFHYDPSSYALNFDRGEEDENVNRFPLHNFSSRLPHSPPSSTTSPGSSLVIHNLLR